Below is a window of Methanomassiliicoccales archaeon DNA.
CAGTCACGTAACAGTCTGGGAGGCCGTCCAAAAACTCGCAGAAGCAGTTTACAAGCCAAAAATCCTCGCAGTCAAAAAACAGCGAAACTTCATCGCAGTGATACTGTCAGGATAACTGGGGCATCACCTCTTGAAGCCACTCAGTCACATCACCAGGCGGACAACCAAACCGAGAATGAAACCTAACAAAATTATACCAGAACGCAAACAGAAAAACAAACCTGTGAACCCTCCTCCAGTCTCTAGCCCTGAAATTATTCCAGAAACGCTTTGTTCTTTCTTTTAAAGTCCTGAACCAGCGTTCAATACAGTTCCTCGGCCCGAAGGTTACGTGAACAAAATCCAGTCCAAGGGATTTAAAAGCAGACTTGTACCACTTCCCACCATCAACCAGAAAAACAGGCTGTCCTTTGCAGGATTTCAAAACAACCAGAATGAAGTCTCTAGCAATCCACCAGTTTCTGGTTGTTGTAATCCAGACTGCGAGAACTTCCCTGCTCTCAACGTCAAGTGCAGCCCAGAGAAATCTCTTCTCCCCGTTGATTTTTACGACAGTCTCATCAACTGCGATAAAATTCCTCTGTTTTCTTACTGCGAGGAGTGTTGGCTGGTAAACTGCTTCTGCTAGTTTTTGAACTGCCTCCCAGACTGTTGTGTGGCTGATTTTGAGGATTTTTCCGACTTGTCTGTAGCTGAGGCCTCGCAGGTATAGTTCTACTGCTCTGATTTTCTTTTCTGGTGGGATTTTGTTGCGGCGAAAAGGTTTTAAGACTGAAATCAGTGAGTATAGAATGCTCTCAGCCTTCATTTCTCTCCCTTCTTTTTCTGAAAAATTATCAGAAACTTAAACCTAACGCCCTACCGCTTATCCTAACAGTATCTTGTTACTATAAGATAGATTTTTAAAGGCTGAAACCAATAAGTACTAATAGCTTCAACCTGCACTTTCTAAGTAACAACTTAAACTTCCAAAATAAAATCTCTGAGGGGAAGGAAATTGTATCTAAAAACCTCAATAGTGCTAATAATGATAATCCTGCTGAGTTCTTCAGGCCTGGTTAGCTCAGACCCCCTGCAGAATCAAAACCACAGAATCCTGTTTATCTGTAGTGATCTTGGAGATGTTATTCTGGCAAATTCCTTTGGTGATAACGTTGATATCATTTATCTTGGCAAAGATCTTCCGGACGACCGTTCCACCCTCTCTGATATTCTGTATCTCTCAAGATACGATGAAATCTGGATCCCTGATCTAAACGTCCAGTGGACAGAGGGCGGAAGATTAAGTGAAGGCGAGATAGAGACATTAGCAGAGTACGTTCAGAGTGGTGGAGTCTTGATCATTGGCCTTAACACCTATGTCCAGAGCTGGAGCAAAAAGTTAGACGAGGTCTTTGGGGTAAGGCTACTCAGACTGGAAAAGCCGAAAAATGACACTGAAGAGTGGGATGTAGTGTTCAACGGCAGGGTTTACCCTTACAACGACACCTATCAAGAAGTAATCGTCAGACCAGAGGGAGCAAAGGTTATCTCAACCTACAAGAATGAGAAACCTGCTATAACTCTGAACCATTACGGCTCAGGAGTTGCAGTTTTAATAACATTTAATCCGGTAAAGGCCTACGTTGAGGGGGATCGCTCTTTTTTGGATCTCTATTTGGAGGTTTCCAGCGAAGCTCTGAAAGAGAGAAAAAACCCACCCACAATCAGCAATACAGAAAAAGCCCTGATCATTCTGAAGAGGGTTACTTTGCACCCTCTTACATTAGGATTGCTCGTTTTCATCCTCCTTGAAATCCTTGCTTACTTTGGCTTAATGCCCTTAGGACTTACGATTTTCTTCGCGGCTCCCTTAGTACGGCTCTGGGGCCTTATCAAGCATAGAAAAAGGTGTATTAGTACCCTTGAGACTGTTTCAATCATGAGAGGAGTTACTATATCCGAACTTTCAGAGGAGATGGGAGAGAAAGTCCGGCGCCTAAAGTTTTGCATAGCAATCCTAAAGTTGAAAAGAAAGGTTAGTATCTTGGACATATCTCGTCTGGGTGAGAAGGATTATCTAATAACACTTCATGGCCTCGAAGCGGAGGGCGTCGGGGCTTGGGCAGTTGAGAAATATCCTAGCTTAATGGAGAAGATTATCAATCACCCGGGAGTTACAATCCTCGATCTAGCTCATTCTTCAAACATGCCCCCCTACGAAGTCCTACAACTTCTCAGGGAGATGTCAAGGTATGGAGTCGTTGAGATAAGAAAAATGCCCTTTGACTACGAGGTCTATCCTACTAGGGCTCTGTCGAGGTGGCTTAAGGAATGAGGAGGAAGGTTCTCTCGTACATCTCCGCATTTATAATCTCCGCGTATGTTGTCTATCTGGAGTATTCCTTCCTGCAGTGGGCCAGTTGGAGGGCTGTCCTGATCATTTTTGGAGGGGTGGTTGATAGATACTCCGTTTATTCATTCGTCCGTTATCTGTTCTATCTTACGGGCGCTTTCATCATACTTGTTTATACAGCCTATTTCATATTCTATCTCTATTATCGCTCGAATGAAGGACGTATCAAACTTCCCCGGTTCTATCCAAGAGTATCAATTGTTGTGCCCGCTCATAATGAGGCCCTCAACATAGAGAGACTAATTGAGAGCATAGAGTATCAGGACTATCCTCACGACCTTGTGGAGGTTATAATCGTTGACGACGGAAGTGAGGATGGGACTGGCGAGATAGCATCGAGGTATGGAGTGAGGATAATCAGGCACGAAAAGAACCTCGGAAAAGCCCAATCCCTGGAGGATGGAATAAAATCTGCGAAGGGAGAAGTTGTAATAACGATGGACGCGGATTCATATTTTGGAAACGGGTATTCTCTGCGCAGGATAGTAGAG
It encodes the following:
- a CDS encoding IS6-like element ISPfu2 family transposase codes for the protein MKAESILYSLISVLKPFRRNKIPPEKKIRAVELYLRGLSYRQVGKILKISHTTVWEAVQKLAEAVYQPTLLAVRKQRNFIAVDETVVKINGEKRFLWAALDVESREVLAVWITTTRNWWIARDFILVVLKSCKGQPVFLVDGGKWYKSAFKSLGLDFVHVTFGPRNCIERWFRTLKERTKRFWNNFRARDWRRVHRFVFLFAFWYNFVRFHSRFGCPPGDVTEWLQEVMPQLS
- a CDS encoding beta-galactosidase trimerization domain-containing protein; amino-acid sequence: MIILLSSSGLVSSDPLQNQNHRILFICSDLGDVILANSFGDNVDIIYLGKDLPDDRSTLSDILYLSRYDEIWIPDLNVQWTEGGRLSEGEIETLAEYVQSGGVLIIGLNTYVQSWSKKLDEVFGVRLLRLEKPKNDTEEWDVVFNGRVYPYNDTYQEVIVRPEGAKVISTYKNEKPAITLNHYGSGVAVLITFNPVKAYVEGDRSFLDLYLEVSSEALKERKNPPTISNTEKALIILKRVTLHPLTLGLLVFILLEILAYFGLMPLGLTIFFAAPLVRLWGLIKHRKRCISTLETVSIMRGVTISELSEEMGEKVRRLKFCIAILKLKRKVSILDISRLGEKDYLITLHGLEAEGVGAWAVEKYPSLMEKIINHPGVTILDLAHSSNMPPYEVLQLLREMSRYGVVEIRKMPFDYEVYPTRALSRWLKE